The proteins below are encoded in one region of Segatella copri:
- a CDS encoding ATP-binding protein, which produces MMQLNRKLPLGIQDFEEMRRDHYIYADKTDMVWKLANGTKYNYLSRPRRFGKSLLCSTLKCYFEGRKELFEGLKIMELESEWVKRPVIYFSMSLGGSSAQTLTEYLNNVLSSYEKIYGRNPDEQSLGNRLNGIIQRAYEQAGVQIAIIVDEYDVPLQHTYETNHHDACREIYRNFFTGLKDYGYCIKCVFITGITKFTQISLFSMLNTLTNVSFRNEYATICGLTKDEIQFYFSEQLSELADNYAITKSALMDTMSSIYDGYHFSRSLVGVYNPFSVCNALANLRLNSYWIASGSNEMLLKVLRKFINEIPELDNCLIDSDYLEMSDVNMNDSKLFLYQSGYLTIKKVVGSSYMLGYPNREVRNAMFGMILPIMLHKESSQVSNAIQELKISMLAANIDRSMLCLKQLVAGTPYSTQKKENFVFEEHFRFILKNIFYLCGFKVSEEQQMSAGRIDLVVETSENIYILELKMSDNGGVVSASHQISSRHYADAYAASSKPVISLALEFDRQSRGLMDWKML; this is translated from the coding sequence ATGATGCAACTGAATAGAAAATTGCCTTTAGGCATACAGGATTTTGAAGAGATGCGTAGAGATCATTATATCTATGCTGATAAGACTGATATGGTTTGGAAACTGGCTAATGGTACTAAATACAATTACCTGAGCCGTCCACGCCGTTTCGGTAAGTCTCTTTTGTGCTCTACCCTTAAGTGTTATTTTGAGGGTAGAAAGGAACTCTTTGAAGGTCTCAAAATTATGGAACTTGAGTCGGAGTGGGTAAAACGTCCTGTAATCTATTTCAGTATGAGTTTGGGCGGTTCTTCTGCACAGACGCTTACAGAATATTTGAACAATGTATTGTCTTCATACGAGAAAATATATGGCAGAAATCCGGATGAGCAGTCTTTAGGTAATCGTTTAAATGGTATTATCCAAAGAGCATACGAACAGGCGGGAGTACAGATAGCCATTATAGTAGATGAGTATGATGTTCCTTTGCAGCATACCTATGAAACCAATCATCATGATGCATGTCGTGAGATATACCGTAACTTCTTTACAGGGTTAAAAGACTATGGTTACTGCATCAAGTGCGTCTTTATTACTGGCATTACTAAGTTTACTCAGATAAGTTTGTTTAGTATGCTTAATACATTAACTAATGTCAGTTTTAGAAATGAGTATGCAACAATATGTGGTTTGACTAAAGATGAAATTCAGTTCTATTTTTCAGAACAGCTATCTGAATTGGCAGATAACTATGCTATCACGAAGAGTGCCCTTATGGATACAATGAGTTCTATCTATGATGGCTATCATTTCTCTCGTAGTCTCGTCGGTGTTTACAATCCTTTTAGTGTCTGTAATGCCTTGGCTAATCTGCGTCTAAATTCTTATTGGATAGCTTCTGGTTCCAACGAAATGTTGCTCAAGGTCTTGCGTAAATTCATCAACGAGATTCCTGAGCTGGACAATTGTTTGATTGATTCTGACTATTTGGAAATGAGTGATGTCAATATGAATGATTCAAAACTCTTCCTTTATCAGTCCGGTTATCTTACAATCAAAAAGGTAGTAGGTAGCAGTTATATGTTAGGTTATCCTAACCGAGAAGTACGAAATGCGATGTTTGGTATGATTCTTCCGATAATGTTGCATAAGGAGTCTTCGCAAGTAAGCAATGCTATTCAAGAATTAAAGATATCGATGCTAGCTGCTAATATCGATAGGAGTATGCTTTGTCTTAAGCAGTTGGTTGCTGGCACTCCTTATAGTACCCAAAAGAAGGAAAACTTTGTTTTTGAGGAGCATTTCCGTTTTATTCTGAAAAATATTTTCTATCTCTGTGGCTTTAAGGTCTCAGAGGAACAGCAGATGTCTGCAGGTAGAATAGATTTGGTGGTTGAAACTTCAGAAAATATCTACATTTTAGAGCTTAAGATGTCTGATAATGGTGGTGTAGTTTCTGCCTCACATCAAATCTCTTCTCGTCATTATGCTGATGCCTATGCTGCATCTTCTAAACCCGTTATCTCTTTAGCCCTCGAGTTTGACAGGCAAAGTAGAGGGCTGATGGATTGGAAGATGCTTTAA
- a CDS encoding IS982 family transposase — protein sequence MEITKDKVTELFCIIDEFYKVFDAENAGKLLLGEDGVKRRRRKASLSDSEIMTILLYFHFGSFRNFKHYYLFFIRGTLKSYFPNAVSYNRFVELESRVFFPLMFFLNLRAFGRCTGITFVDSTMIPICHNLRRYANKVFKGIATNGKGTMGWCHGFKLHLACNDRGEIIAFVLTGANVSDKDPTVFDVLAKRLYGKLFADKGYISQKLFDSLFEEGIQLVTGLRVNMKNKLMPFYDKMMLRKRYIIETINDLLKNTAQIVHSRHRSVANFIINIISALGAYCFFDNKPKALTGYVIEDTKQLSLF from the coding sequence ATGGAGATTACCAAGGACAAAGTTACAGAATTATTTTGTATTATTGATGAATTTTACAAAGTTTTTGATGCTGAAAATGCAGGAAAATTGCTTTTGGGTGAAGATGGAGTAAAGCGCAGACGACGTAAAGCCTCTTTATCTGATAGTGAAATCATGACGATTTTGCTGTATTTCCATTTCGGCTCGTTCCGAAACTTCAAGCATTATTACCTATTCTTTATTAGAGGAACTTTGAAGTCATATTTTCCAAATGCGGTGTCTTATAACCGTTTTGTAGAACTTGAAAGTCGCGTATTCTTCCCTCTCATGTTCTTCCTGAATCTCCGTGCTTTTGGCAGATGTACAGGTATAACCTTTGTTGATTCAACCATGATACCAATATGCCACAATCTCAGGCGTTATGCCAACAAAGTGTTCAAAGGCATTGCCACAAACGGAAAGGGAACAATGGGATGGTGTCATGGGTTCAAGCTACATCTGGCTTGTAATGATAGAGGTGAGATAATTGCTTTTGTTCTCACTGGTGCAAACGTTAGCGACAAAGATCCAACGGTATTCGATGTGTTGGCTAAACGTCTGTATGGTAAGCTGTTTGCAGATAAAGGATATATCTCGCAAAAACTCTTCGATTCGCTTTTTGAGGAAGGCATCCAGTTGGTAACAGGACTGAGAGTGAACATGAAGAACAAACTAATGCCGTTCTATGACAAGATGATGCTACGCAAAAGATACATCATTGAAACGATTAATGACCTGTTGAAAAATACGGCTCAGATAGTACATTCACGTCACAGGTCTGTTGCGAATTTCATCATAAATATTATTTCTGCATTAGGGGCATACTGTTTCTTTGACAACAAGCCCAAGGCACTTACTGGATACGTTATCGAAGATACGAAACAGCTTAGTCTTTTCTAA
- a CDS encoding glycosyltransferase, with translation MKIIFCDNTLWGLVNFRGEVIKYLKNKGHEVVLVAPEKEDKQMRTTIPDGVHYIPIKMERTSLNPIKDMKYFRTMLHIFRKEQPDYIFTYTIKPNIYGSIAARLAGCRSTAMMAGLGYIFINDSIILRAARAFYQFGLSFAEHIIVLNDYNRRLIEQKHLCAPKKIVFLEGGEGINIDNYKKYNNTSVRDNELYLKAL, from the coding sequence ATGAAAATTATATTTTGCGATAATACCTTATGGGGATTGGTAAATTTTCGAGGCGAAGTTATAAAATATCTCAAAAACAAAGGACATGAAGTTGTACTTGTCGCTCCAGAAAAAGAAGACAAACAAATGAGAACTACCATTCCCGATGGTGTGCATTACATTCCAATCAAAATGGAGCGCACATCTCTGAACCCAATAAAGGACATGAAATATTTTCGTACGATGCTTCATATTTTCCGCAAAGAACAACCAGATTACATTTTTACATATACCATCAAGCCAAACATATATGGATCAATTGCCGCAAGACTAGCAGGATGCCGCTCTACTGCTATGATGGCTGGGTTAGGATATATTTTCATAAATGACAGTATCATACTGCGTGCAGCAAGAGCATTCTATCAATTTGGACTTTCATTTGCAGAACATATAATAGTGCTTAATGACTATAATCGCCGGCTAATTGAACAAAAGCATTTATGTGCCCCTAAAAAAATAGTTTTTTTAGAAGGCGGTGAAGGCATCAACATAGACAACTATAAGAAATATAACAATACCTCAGTTCGGGATAACGAGCTCTATCTAAAGGCTTTATAA
- a CDS encoding glycosyltransferase codes for MNIIHIINALEIGGAERLLVETLPEIKQMRHDVKVILLYSSNSYFEKQLKQSGIEVIALNHKHEAYNICLIAKLHQLIKDADVVHSHLFPSQYWAALAHCGIKKGILVTTEHNTSNTRAKYWLTTQIDKCIYGLYDGIICISEATADFMRKRTPHKVTIKVIENGVRLPSISSQKNLNIQRKDIVSGLSDTNFVLLQVARFSTQKNQDCLIRALKLLPDNIHVLFAGYGKREEVCRQLAEKEGVSERTHFLGMREDIAQLWSIADLGVMSSHWEGFGLAAVEGMAYAKPVIASNVPGLAEVVGNQQLLFSPNDEHELAVKILQFYNDKKMLKDIGIRCQKQASKFDIKNMAAQYVNFYNQLLKQKKDK; via the coding sequence ATGAATATTATTCATATAATAAACGCTCTTGAAATAGGAGGAGCGGAGAGACTATTAGTAGAAACTTTGCCGGAAATCAAACAAATGAGACATGACGTAAAAGTTATCCTACTATATTCGTCAAACAGCTATTTTGAAAAGCAGCTGAAGCAAAGTGGGATTGAAGTGATTGCCCTCAACCATAAACATGAAGCGTATAATATTTGCCTCATAGCCAAACTCCACCAACTAATAAAAGATGCAGATGTTGTACACTCCCATTTGTTTCCATCACAATACTGGGCTGCACTAGCTCATTGTGGCATCAAAAAAGGAATACTAGTAACTACAGAGCACAATACATCAAATACACGTGCAAAGTATTGGCTCACTACACAAATTGACAAATGTATATATGGCTTGTATGATGGCATTATCTGTATTTCGGAAGCAACAGCCGATTTTATGCGCAAACGTACACCCCATAAAGTCACTATCAAGGTCATTGAAAATGGCGTTCGATTACCATCTATAAGCAGTCAAAAAAACTTGAATATTCAGCGCAAAGACATTGTTAGCGGATTGTCAGATACCAACTTCGTATTATTACAAGTTGCACGTTTCTCTACGCAAAAGAATCAAGACTGCTTAATTCGCGCCCTGAAATTGCTACCAGACAACATTCATGTACTATTTGCCGGATATGGGAAACGTGAAGAAGTCTGTCGCCAATTAGCTGAGAAAGAAGGTGTATCTGAACGAACTCATTTTTTAGGTATGCGAGAAGATATTGCACAACTATGGAGTATAGCTGACTTAGGCGTAATGTCATCACACTGGGAAGGTTTTGGCTTGGCTGCAGTGGAAGGTATGGCATACGCCAAACCAGTCATTGCATCAAATGTTCCTGGACTTGCCGAAGTTGTTGGTAACCAACAACTTTTATTTTCTCCAAACGACGAGCATGAGCTTGCAGTAAAAATATTGCAGTTTTATAACGATAAGAAAATGCTCAAAGACATTGGAATAAGATGCCAAAAACAGGCTAGTAAATTTGACATCAAGAACATGGCAGCTCAATATGTAAATTTCTACAATCAGTTGCTAAAACAAAAGAAAGATAAATAA